The bacterium genome segment TCGAGGTCTTCGGCGCGCGGCAGGCGGCCGATCGGCGTGTCCACGGCCTCGGCCTTGCCCGAGACGCGCTGGAAGATCCACTTCAGCACGCGGCTGTTCTCGCCGTAGCCCGGCCACATGAACGAGCCGTCGTCCTGGCGGAACCAGTTGACGTAGTAGATGCGCGGCAGCTTGGCGGCGTCGTGCGCGGCGCCGACCTTCAGCCAGTGGCCGAAGTAGTCGCCCATGTGGTAGCCGCAGAACGGCAGCATGGCCATCGGGTCGAA includes the following:
- a CDS encoding phosphoenolpyruvate carboxykinase (GTP), with product FDPMAMLPFCGYHMGDYFGHWLKVGAAHDAAKLPRIYYVNWFRQDDGSFMWPGYGENSRVLKWIFQRVSGKAEAVDTPIGRLPRAEDLDTTGLDIAPATLKKLLTVDVPAWLDEVPKIKEHFAKFGENLPAGLKQEIARLEERLQSAAK